The Pseudomonas sp. FP2309 genome has a window encoding:
- a CDS encoding DUF6555 family protein has product MNNAKLFVIDYTLHGDAKSFIIRLDKLDAAEAWHWASCDAGVGRIGRFSREQVKKTSQAQAEKFGIHNVQWRRSDARAQA; this is encoded by the coding sequence ATGAATAACGCAAAATTGTTTGTCATCGACTACACCCTGCATGGCGATGCCAAGTCATTCATTATCCGCCTGGATAAGCTTGATGCAGCAGAGGCCTGGCATTGGGCAAGTTGTGACGCCGGCGTGGGACGTATCGGACGTTTCTCCCGCGAGCAAGTGAAAAAGACCAGCCAGGCTCAAGCCGAGAAGTTCGGCATCCATAACGTGCAATGGCGCCGCTCGGACGCGCGCGCCCAGGCTTGA
- a CDS encoding DMT family transporter: protein MNLILLLVVVVAAGAVLSVQAAINGRLGQTVGVLRSSLVTFGVGALVTALLIFFFEPAQAVSLLEVPKWQLTGALFGVVYMMVMVGAVPVVGAAVATVAVITGQLAMGMLIDNFGWLGNPAIELSGSRIVAMVCLALALVFMYRSNTRTD, encoded by the coding sequence ATGAATCTGATTCTGTTATTGGTCGTGGTGGTGGCAGCGGGCGCGGTGTTGAGCGTGCAGGCGGCCATCAACGGGCGTCTGGGCCAGACGGTGGGCGTGCTGCGCAGCAGTCTGGTGACCTTTGGGGTCGGCGCCCTTGTGACGGCCCTGCTGATTTTTTTCTTCGAGCCCGCCCAGGCCGTGAGCTTGCTGGAAGTGCCCAAATGGCAACTGACCGGTGCGCTGTTCGGTGTGGTGTACATGATGGTGATGGTCGGTGCGGTACCGGTGGTTGGCGCGGCAGTGGCGACCGTTGCGGTGATCACGGGGCAGTTGGCCATGGGGATGTTGATCGACAACTTCGGCTGGCTGGGCAACCCGGCGATTGAGCTGTCAGGCAGTCGGATCGTGGCGATGGTGTGTCTGGCCCTGGCCCTGGTGTTCATGTATCGCAGCAACACGCGAACCGACTGA
- a CDS encoding monovalent cation:proton antiporter-2 (CPA2) family protein, with protein MPHEGNLLQAAVVFLLAAVLTVPLAKRLQLGAVLGYLFAGVIIGPSVLGLIGNPQSVAQFSELGVVLLLFIIGLELSPKRLWVMRKAVFGVGLAQVLLTGLVMGAVALWVFGQAWNSAIVLGLGLALSSTAFGLQSLAERKELNQPHGRLAFAILLFQDIAAIPLIAMVPLLAGSDHPTTEAQGVQHVLQILGSIAVVIIGGRYLLRPVFRIVAKTGLREVSTATALLVVIGTAWLMELVGVSMALGAFLAGLLLADSEYRHELESQIEPFKGLLLGLFFISVGMGANLSLLLSSPLVVIGLTLLLIGLKLPLLYAVGRLVGDLNRESALRLGVVLAAGGEFAFVVFKIGRDQGLFEPHLYDILVLTITLSMAVTPLLLLVCPKLFKPKVKPVHVPEEFRAIESDAPRVVIAGMGRMGQIVARILRAQNISFIALDTSVETIELTRSFGGMPVFYGDPQRPEILHAAKVDQAEFFVIAMDDPEINIKTAELVRNLYPHMKIIARARNRQHVHRLVDLDASPVRETFYSSLEMSRRTLVGLGLTQAQADARINRFKNHDLQVLAAQHAVYDDAAKVMQTAQEARTELARLFEMDRLEEESDKG; from the coding sequence ATGCCCCATGAAGGCAACCTGTTACAAGCAGCCGTAGTGTTCCTGCTCGCCGCTGTGCTGACCGTGCCACTGGCCAAGCGCCTGCAACTCGGCGCGGTGTTGGGCTATCTGTTTGCCGGTGTGATCATCGGCCCGTCGGTGCTGGGCCTGATCGGCAACCCGCAAAGCGTGGCGCAGTTCTCCGAGCTGGGCGTGGTGTTGCTGCTGTTCATCATTGGCCTGGAACTGTCACCCAAGCGTTTATGGGTGATGCGCAAGGCGGTCTTCGGGGTCGGCCTGGCCCAGGTGCTGTTGACCGGGTTGGTGATGGGCGCCGTGGCGCTCTGGGTGTTTGGGCAGGCCTGGAACAGCGCCATCGTGCTGGGTCTGGGCCTGGCGCTGTCGTCCACCGCATTCGGTCTGCAAAGCCTGGCCGAACGCAAAGAGCTGAACCAGCCCCACGGTCGGCTGGCGTTTGCCATCCTGCTGTTCCAGGACATCGCCGCGATCCCGTTGATCGCCATGGTGCCGCTGCTGGCCGGCAGTGATCACCCGACCACCGAAGCCCAAGGCGTGCAACACGTGCTGCAGATCCTCGGCAGCATTGCGGTGGTGATCATCGGCGGGCGTTACCTGCTGCGACCGGTGTTTCGCATCGTCGCCAAGACCGGCCTGCGCGAAGTGTCCACAGCCACCGCTTTGCTGGTGGTGATCGGCACGGCCTGGCTGATGGAACTGGTAGGCGTGTCCATGGCGCTGGGCGCGTTCCTCGCCGGCCTGCTGCTGGCGGATTCCGAATACCGCCACGAACTGGAATCCCAGATCGAACCGTTCAAGGGCCTGTTGCTCGGGTTGTTTTTTATCAGCGTGGGCATGGGCGCCAACCTCAGCCTGCTGCTCAGTTCACCGCTGGTGGTGATTGGCCTGACGCTGCTGTTGATCGGCCTCAAGTTGCCGCTGCTCTATGCCGTGGGCCGGCTGGTGGGCGACCTCAACCGCGAAAGTGCCTTGCGCCTGGGTGTGGTGCTGGCGGCGGGCGGTGAGTTCGCCTTCGTGGTGTTCAAGATCGGCCGCGACCAGGGCCTGTTCGAACCGCACCTGTACGACATCCTGGTGCTGACCATCACCCTGTCCATGGCCGTCACGCCGCTACTGCTGTTGGTGTGCCCAAAGCTGTTCAAGCCCAAGGTCAAACCAGTGCATGTGCCGGAGGAATTCCGCGCCATCGAGAGCGATGCGCCGCGGGTGGTGATCGCCGGCATGGGACGGATGGGACAGATCGTGGCGCGGATCCTGCGCGCCCAGAACATCTCGTTCATCGCCCTCGACACCTCGGTGGAAACCATCGAGCTGACCCGCAGCTTCGGCGGCATGCCGGTGTTCTACGGCGACCCGCAACGCCCCGAGATCCTGCACGCGGCCAAGGTCGACCAGGCGGAGTTCTTCGTGATCGCCATGGACGACCCGGAGATCAACATCAAGACCGCCGAGTTGGTGCGCAACCTCTATCCGCACATGAAGATCATCGCCCGTGCCCGTAACCGCCAGCACGTGCATCGTCTGGTGGACCTGGATGCGTCGCCGGTGCGCGAGACCTTCTATTCCAGCCTGGAAATGAGCCGCCGCACCCTGGTCGGCCTGGGCCTGACCCAAGCCCAGGCCGATGCGCGCATCAACCGCTTCAAGAACCACGACCTGCAAGTGCTGGCCGCCCAACACGCGGTCTACGACGATGCCGCCAAGGTGATGCAAACCGCCCAGGAAGCCCGCACGGAACTGGCGCGACTGTTTGAGATGGACCGCCTTGAGGAGGAGTCCGACAAGGGGTGA
- a CDS encoding LysR family transcriptional regulator codes for MHGLNELSFKALRLFVAVLDHGSFSEVARREGLAPSSISRQIQLMEQALGQQLLYRHTRAVSPTEAGRLLGGHARLMLEQLEAASQALQEQDSEPSGVVRINAPMVFGQRHLSPWLGELCRRYPKLQLDIQQTDTYVDPLQDGTDLLFRIGVLNDSSMQARIFAPQRFRIAASPAYLAEHGTPTHPDELKHHQCLAYKGVTGQQRWFFRRDQGDWTSYSVKGPVTGNHADTLTHAAEQGLGLVVFPSWLIGESLRAGTLQAVLTEYDVATTLEPQQIAALWPGSRRLSLKVRTVIDYFVECFGAVPYWDR; via the coding sequence ATGCACGGTTTGAATGAATTGAGTTTCAAGGCCCTGCGCCTGTTCGTCGCAGTGCTCGACCACGGCAGTTTTTCTGAAGTGGCGCGGCGCGAAGGCCTGGCGCCCTCCTCCATCTCGCGCCAGATCCAACTGATGGAACAGGCCCTCGGCCAGCAGTTGCTCTATCGCCACACGCGCGCGGTGAGCCCCACCGAAGCCGGTCGCCTGCTGGGCGGGCATGCCCGCTTGATGCTCGAACAGTTGGAAGCCGCCAGCCAGGCCTTGCAGGAACAGGACAGCGAACCCAGCGGCGTGGTGCGCATCAATGCACCGATGGTGTTCGGCCAGCGGCATCTCTCGCCTTGGCTGGGCGAGCTATGCCGGCGTTACCCGAAGCTGCAACTGGATATCCAGCAAACCGACACCTACGTCGACCCGCTACAGGACGGCACCGATTTGCTGTTTCGCATCGGCGTGCTCAACGACTCCAGCATGCAGGCCCGCATCTTCGCCCCGCAGCGCTTTCGTATCGCCGCCAGCCCGGCGTACCTGGCAGAGCACGGCACGCCCACGCACCCCGACGAACTCAAACATCATCAATGCCTGGCCTACAAAGGTGTCACCGGCCAGCAACGCTGGTTCTTTCGCCGCGATCAGGGCGACTGGACGTCCTACAGCGTCAAAGGCCCGGTCACCGGCAACCATGCCGACACCCTCACCCACGCCGCCGAACAGGGCCTGGGGCTGGTGGTGTTTCCGTCCTGGCTGATCGGTGAAAGCCTGCGCGCCGGCACCTTGCAGGCAGTGCTGACGGAATACGACGTGGCGACCACCCTGGAACCTCAACAGATTGCGGCACTGTGGCCGGGCAGCCGGCGCCTGTCGCTGAAGGTCAGGACGGTGATCGATTACTTTGTAGAGTGTTTTGGAGCGGTGCCGTATTGGGACCGGTAA
- a CDS encoding Nramp family divalent metal transporter — protein sequence MKFSLPKIATAPFCPPEVAGSVAVDPKASFFKRVLMFAGPGLLVSIGYMDPGNWATAIEAGSRYGYSLLFVVLLASLAGMALQCLCSRLGIATGKDLAQLCRERYSKRSSRTQWVLAEISIIATDLAEVLGCALAFHLLLGVSLTTGIVITAFDTLLVLALQNRGFRRLEAIMLALVATIGVCFFIELALIKPYWPDVFSGFAPSLSAISDAAPLYLAIGILGATVMPHNLYLHSSIVQTRLIGKDLASKQDAVKLARIDTIGSLALALLVNGAILVLAAAAFHKTGHTDVVEIQDAYHLLDPLVGGAFASILFGIALLASGQSSTFTGTIAGQVIMEGYLNLRIPCWQRRLITRGLALIPAFVGVWVMGDDAIGKLLILSQVVLSLQLPFALYPLIRMTGDKQLMGPFVNRLPTRVLAWFLFAVISGANAWLIAQWLF from the coding sequence GTGAAATTCAGCCTGCCAAAAATCGCTACCGCCCCGTTCTGCCCGCCGGAAGTGGCCGGTTCCGTCGCCGTTGATCCCAAGGCGTCGTTCTTCAAGCGCGTCCTGATGTTTGCCGGCCCTGGCTTGCTGGTCTCTATCGGTTACATGGACCCCGGCAATTGGGCCACCGCCATCGAGGCGGGTTCGCGTTATGGCTACAGCTTATTGTTTGTGGTGTTACTCGCCAGCCTGGCGGGCATGGCGCTGCAGTGTCTGTGCTCGCGACTGGGCATCGCCACCGGCAAGGACCTGGCGCAACTGTGCCGCGAGCGCTACAGCAAACGCTCCTCACGCACCCAGTGGGTGTTGGCGGAGATCTCGATCATCGCCACCGACCTTGCCGAAGTGCTCGGCTGCGCCCTGGCGTTTCACTTGCTGCTGGGCGTCTCGCTGACCACCGGCATTGTGATTACCGCGTTCGATACGTTGTTGGTGTTGGCCCTGCAAAACCGTGGGTTTCGTCGCCTGGAAGCGATCATGCTGGCGTTGGTGGCGACCATCGGTGTGTGTTTCTTTATCGAGCTGGCGCTGATCAAGCCTTATTGGCCGGACGTGTTCAGCGGCTTTGCGCCGTCCCTGTCGGCCATCAGCGATGCCGCACCGCTGTACCTGGCCATCGGCATCCTGGGGGCGACGGTGATGCCCCATAATCTCTACCTGCATAGCTCAATCGTGCAGACCCGCCTGATCGGCAAGGACCTGGCCAGCAAGCAGGACGCGGTCAAGCTGGCGCGTATCGACACCATCGGCTCCCTGGCCCTGGCGTTGTTGGTCAATGGTGCCATCCTGGTACTCGCCGCCGCTGCCTTCCATAAGACCGGGCATACCGACGTGGTGGAAATCCAGGACGCCTACCACCTGCTCGACCCGTTGGTCGGCGGTGCGTTCGCCAGCATCCTGTTTGGTATTGCCTTGCTGGCGTCCGGGCAAAGCTCGACGTTTACCGGCACCATCGCCGGGCAGGTGATCATGGAAGGTTACTTGAACCTGCGCATTCCCTGCTGGCAACGCCGTTTGATCACCCGTGGGCTGGCGCTGATCCCGGCATTTGTCGGTGTGTGGGTGATGGGCGACGATGCGATCGGCAAGTTGCTGATTCTGAGCCAGGTGGTGCTGAGCCTGCAGCTGCCTTTCGCGCTGTACCCGCTGATCCGCATGACCGGCGACAAGCAACTGATGGGGCCGTTCGTCAACCGGCTGCCGACGCGGGTGCTGGCGTGGTTTCTGTTCGCCGTGATCAGTGGCGCGAACGCGTGGTTGATCGCTCAGTGGCTGTTTTGA
- a CDS encoding DMT family transporter: MQSRSIEGVAPAKPKINLLRLLLLPLVILAGMGLSVEAGLLGPLGEQVGHLWATLSIFGVGSAILGLLLLFSGPQKGPALTELPRWQLIGGFLGPIYVVVLTLATPHIGIAMTMIAILSGQVGKSVLIDHFGWFGTARKRVNGERWIALALIVAALVLIARG, encoded by the coding sequence ATGCAATCCAGATCTATCGAAGGTGTGGCACCGGCCAAGCCGAAAATTAACCTGTTGCGGCTGCTGCTCTTGCCGCTGGTGATCCTGGCCGGCATGGGCTTGTCGGTGGAAGCCGGTTTGCTCGGGCCGCTGGGCGAGCAGGTGGGGCATTTATGGGCGACCCTGAGCATTTTTGGCGTGGGCTCGGCAATTCTGGGGTTGCTGCTGCTGTTCAGCGGCCCGCAAAAGGGCCCGGCACTCACCGAGCTGCCGCGCTGGCAGTTGATCGGTGGTTTCCTGGGGCCGATCTACGTGGTGGTGCTGACCCTGGCCACCCCCCATATCGGTATCGCCATGACCATGATCGCGATCCTCTCGGGACAGGTGGGCAAGAGCGTATTGATCGACCATTTCGGCTGGTTCGGCACCGCGCGCAAGCGCGTCAATGGCGAGCGCTGGATTGCCCTGGCGTTGATTGTGGCGGCACTTGTTTTGATTGCACGAGGATAA
- a CDS encoding DUF726 domain-containing protein → MQHQWDEMHRTRKPTFVLCGEPQGDVLNLYVHGYSAFFNRQQLGNFQQQLARIEGSTNLMLFWPAGHFLENLFAPFKEVIGAMLGGGSVGAATVGVGKAIAYFLDHYKSVEARVDEVAKSLLPELAGYLQGQALPVRRINLIGHSLGARILVKSLLASPETARELPLDNLLLMGGAICTSSPWDEVSAPLKGRLINCHSSKDWALALKPDTERCIGRYAIPVTPALKAKVTNVHLATFDHAAYWPQLQTVVQYTDLLHERRGMIRSDQRSAEVRFAEEDTELFPALVQARPEELKFLAELMAQKRSASIDTTVREPLKLAIELQRMGGDTFMNLARGHGVSYRQIAEDVAQRLGIKFDDPLESVVLADIEAQVAEKLIEQYKDKLSNADRQVFDAELKAAAQKEQGLFNRIDLGRSATTALSGTALAGLTGFILRRGAATAIPVVGQALAAAMLLVSGVRAFSGPAYSITTLAVLVIGVIRQRMEREALNQEMDLVVQVVEAFDLPRDTVMRTVASD, encoded by the coding sequence ATGCAACACCAGTGGGATGAAATGCACCGCACCCGCAAGCCCACGTTCGTACTGTGTGGCGAGCCCCAGGGGGATGTGCTCAATCTCTATGTTCACGGTTATTCAGCGTTCTTTAACCGGCAACAACTGGGCAATTTCCAGCAGCAGTTGGCGCGCATTGAGGGCTCGACCAATCTGATGCTGTTCTGGCCGGCGGGGCACTTTCTGGAGAACCTGTTTGCACCTTTCAAGGAAGTGATTGGCGCGATGCTCGGCGGCGGCAGTGTGGGGGCTGCCACCGTGGGCGTGGGCAAGGCGATTGCGTATTTCCTGGACCACTATAAAAGCGTCGAGGCGCGAGTGGATGAGGTGGCCAAGAGCCTGCTGCCGGAACTGGCCGGCTACCTGCAAGGCCAGGCGCTGCCAGTGCGGCGTATCAATTTGATCGGGCATTCCCTGGGCGCGCGGATTCTGGTCAAGAGCCTGCTGGCCAGTCCTGAAACCGCGCGTGAGCTGCCTTTGGACAACTTGCTGCTGATGGGCGGCGCGATCTGCACATCGAGCCCCTGGGATGAGGTGTCTGCGCCACTCAAGGGACGGCTGATCAACTGCCACTCCAGCAAGGATTGGGCCTTGGCCCTGAAGCCGGACACCGAGCGTTGCATCGGGCGTTATGCGATCCCCGTGACGCCGGCGCTGAAGGCGAAGGTGACCAATGTGCATTTGGCCACCTTCGACCACGCCGCCTACTGGCCGCAGTTACAAACAGTGGTGCAGTACACCGACCTGCTGCACGAACGACGCGGCATGATTCGCTCCGACCAGCGCAGTGCCGAGGTGCGCTTTGCCGAAGAAGACACCGAGTTGTTCCCGGCCTTGGTGCAGGCGCGGCCTGAGGAGTTGAAATTCCTCGCCGAGTTGATGGCGCAAAAGCGCAGTGCATCGATTGACACCACGGTGCGTGAGCCGCTCAAGCTGGCCATCGAGTTGCAGCGCATGGGTGGCGATACCTTTATGAACCTGGCCCGTGGTCATGGTGTGAGTTACCGCCAGATCGCCGAGGACGTGGCGCAGCGCCTGGGGATCAAGTTTGACGACCCGCTTGAGAGCGTGGTGCTGGCGGACATTGAAGCCCAGGTCGCAGAAAAACTGATCGAGCAGTACAAGGACAAACTCAGCAACGCTGACCGGCAAGTATTCGATGCCGAACTCAAGGCCGCCGCGCAAAAAGAGCAGGGCTTGTTCAATCGCATCGACCTTGGCCGTTCGGCCACCACTGCCTTGAGCGGTACGGCATTGGCGGGGCTGACCGGGTTTATCCTGCGTCGGGGGGCGGCCACTGCAATTCCGGTGGTGGGGCAGGCGTTGGCGGCGGCGATGCTGCTGGTGAGCGGGGTGCGGGCATTTTCGGGGCCGGCCTATTCGATCACCACCCTCGCCGTGCTGGTGATCGGTGTGATTCGCCAGCGCATGGAGCGTGAGGCGCTGAACCAGGAGATGGACCTGGTGGTGCAGGTGGTGGAAGCGTTCGACCTGCCGCGGGATACGGTGATGCGCACGGTTGCATCCGACTGA
- a CDS encoding AraC family transcriptional regulator encodes MPVSRAQLFEHRPAEREVILPEPDHCFRWFEHDYPYDLARWNHHPEFEIHLIRQGSGKLVAGDYIGAFGAGHVALIGPDLPHDWIGELAPGEHLSGRDVVLQFDGAALLALRETLPELGDVQPLFEQARRGLEFTGDTAIRAAQHMEAIGRAHGLQRLILFLQLLDTLKNAPPPQVKTLASACYAPTLDARSAERINKAFDYLMRELTGDVRLSVIAQQLEMSEPGFSRFFKRNTGHGFIDLMRKFRVQRACRLLLQSDRSVADICFEVGYANLSNFNRHFRIEMNQTPSDYRRESAMHLYNRIEKMPPSHF; translated from the coding sequence ATGCCCGTGAGCCGCGCCCAGCTGTTTGAACACCGCCCTGCCGAACGCGAAGTGATCCTGCCCGAGCCGGACCACTGCTTCCGCTGGTTCGAACATGACTACCCCTACGACCTGGCGCGCTGGAACCACCACCCCGAATTCGAAATCCACCTGATCCGCCAAGGCAGCGGCAAGTTGGTCGCGGGCGACTATATCGGTGCGTTCGGTGCCGGCCATGTCGCGCTGATAGGCCCGGACCTGCCCCACGACTGGATCGGCGAACTGGCCCCCGGTGAACACCTGAGCGGACGCGATGTGGTGCTGCAATTCGACGGCGCGGCCCTCCTCGCCCTGCGCGAGACGCTGCCCGAGTTGGGTGATGTGCAACCATTGTTCGAACAGGCCCGGCGCGGCCTGGAGTTTACCGGCGACACCGCGATACGGGCGGCCCAACACATGGAGGCCATCGGCCGTGCCCACGGCCTGCAGCGGCTGATCCTGTTCCTGCAGTTGCTGGACACCCTGAAAAACGCCCCGCCGCCCCAGGTAAAAACCCTGGCCAGCGCCTGTTATGCGCCAACCCTGGACGCGCGCAGCGCCGAGCGCATCAACAAAGCCTTCGACTACTTGATGCGCGAACTCACCGGTGACGTACGCCTGTCGGTGATCGCCCAACAGTTGGAGATGAGCGAACCGGGCTTCTCGCGGTTCTTCAAGCGCAACACCGGCCACGGCTTTATCGACCTGATGCGCAAGTTCCGCGTGCAGCGCGCCTGCCGGCTGTTGCTGCAAAGTGACCGGTCGGTGGCGGACATTTGCTTTGAGGTGGGTTACGCCAATCTGTCCAACTTCAACCGGCACTTTCGCATCGAGATGAACCAGACCCCGAGTGACTACCGCCGCGAAAGCGCGATGCATCTGTACAACCGCATCGAAAAAATGCCACCCAGTCATTTTTGA
- a CDS encoding alpha/beta hydrolase — MFKLFALALTLVAGVAHADSELHTDLPLAYLEQSQSDARNEPLVIFLHGFGSNEEDLFGIKDALPSTWTYLSVRAPIPVQPSGFRWFTKTPGDGDYDGVTADLRSSAKLIKDFVVKATAKYHTQSDRVFLVGFSQGAIMSYEVALRDPALVRGIAALSGSLLPVLKAELKPDQRLGKLAIFIGHGTLDQALPYVSATRANEVLVGLGLQPEFHGYPGMNHTVSEAQLSDLKAWLQKSLR, encoded by the coding sequence ATGTTCAAGCTGTTTGCCCTCGCGCTGACCCTGGTGGCCGGCGTTGCCCACGCTGATTCCGAGTTGCACACCGATTTGCCGCTCGCTTACCTGGAACAGAGCCAAAGCGATGCGCGCAATGAGCCGCTGGTGATCTTTTTGCACGGGTTCGGCAGCAATGAGGAAGACCTGTTCGGCATCAAGGACGCGTTGCCGTCCACATGGACCTACTTGTCCGTACGCGCGCCGATACCGGTGCAGCCCAGCGGGTTTCGCTGGTTTACCAAGACGCCGGGTGACGGCGATTACGATGGTGTGACCGCTGATTTGCGCAGCAGCGCCAAGCTGATCAAGGACTTCGTCGTCAAGGCCACCGCGAAATACCACACGCAAAGCGATCGGGTGTTCCTGGTGGGGTTCAGTCAGGGCGCGATCATGTCTTATGAGGTGGCTTTGCGTGATCCCGCTCTGGTGCGGGGCATTGCGGCGTTGAGTGGCAGCCTGTTGCCGGTGCTCAAGGCAGAGCTCAAGCCGGATCAGCGCTTGGGCAAACTGGCGATCTTTATCGGCCACGGCACGCTGGACCAGGCGTTGCCGTATGTCTCGGCGACGCGGGCGAATGAGGTGCTGGTGGGGTTGGGGTTGCAACCCGAGTTTCATGGGTACCCGGGGATGAATCACACCGTCAGTGAGGCGCAGTTGAGCGATTTGAAGGCCTGGTTGCAGAAGAGCCTGCGCTGA
- a CDS encoding purine nucleoside permease, translating to MNTFTRLSMAAGLSLLPHLVLADAPAPIKPKVMLITMFAPEAQTWIERLQLTQEVRVPGLSAEYPVIRCNTQDVCLLVTGMGQTNAAASTLALALSPRFDLRHSYFLIAGIAGINPKHGTIGTAAWAHYLVEFGTQWELDSRDAPKDWPTGYIGINTKGPNEKPPLDYKTEVFELNPKLQAKAFALSHKVELTESKESSAWRKHYPAAPANQPPQVTRCDTLAGNTWFSGTRLSERAEVWTKLLTDNKGEYCTTQQEDNSTYEALLRASREGLVDIQRLAVVRAGSDFDRPYPGYSEVDNLLKYADQGGFVPALENLYRTGNPLVQAILNNWSAWEKGVPEV from the coding sequence ATGAACACCTTTACCCGTCTGTCGATGGCCGCTGGCCTGAGTTTGCTGCCGCACCTGGTGCTGGCTGACGCCCCGGCACCGATCAAACCCAAGGTGATGCTGATCACCATGTTCGCCCCCGAGGCGCAAACCTGGATCGAGCGCCTGCAACTCACGCAGGAAGTTCGCGTGCCGGGCCTGTCCGCCGAATACCCGGTGATCCGCTGCAATACTCAGGACGTGTGCCTGCTGGTCACCGGCATGGGCCAGACCAACGCCGCAGCATCCACTCTGGCCCTGGCCTTGTCGCCCAGGTTCGACTTGCGCCACAGCTACTTCCTGATTGCCGGGATCGCCGGCATCAACCCCAAGCACGGCACGATCGGCACCGCTGCCTGGGCCCATTACCTGGTGGAATTCGGCACTCAGTGGGAGCTGGATTCACGGGATGCGCCCAAAGACTGGCCGACCGGCTATATCGGCATCAACACCAAGGGTCCCAACGAAAAACCACCGCTGGACTACAAGACCGAAGTGTTCGAGCTGAACCCCAAGCTGCAAGCCAAGGCGTTTGCCCTGTCGCACAAGGTCGAACTGACGGAAAGCAAGGAGTCCAGCGCCTGGCGCAAGCACTACCCCGCCGCGCCGGCCAACCAGCCGCCGCAGGTCACGCGCTGCGACACGCTGGCGGGCAATACCTGGTTCTCCGGCACGCGCCTGAGTGAACGCGCCGAAGTCTGGACCAAGTTGCTGACCGACAATAAAGGCGAGTACTGCACCACCCAACAGGAAGACAACTCCACCTATGAGGCTCTGCTGCGCGCCAGCCGTGAAGGGTTGGTGGATATCCAGCGCCTGGCCGTGGTGCGTGCCGGTTCCGATTTCGACCGGCCTTACCCCGGCTACAGCGAGGTGGACAACCTGCTCAAATACGCGGATCAGGGCGGCTTCGTACCGGCCCTGGAAAACCTGTACCGCACGGGCAATCCGTTGGTACAGGCAATCCTCAACAACTGGTCGGCCTGGGAAAAGGGCGTTCCCGAGGTATAA
- a CDS encoding nucleoside-specific channel-forming protein Tsx — MHPTSRPRPLFAVCVLLAAVTGVLSAPILAQDLPVNDSAQGETLSAETQSPNKGAYLSEWFNQDLTLIGSKDISFGPKPSDDIYLEYEYFGRKGPFELYGYIDVPKVLGIGNSNDKGVWDHGSPVFMEHEPRISIDYLAGRSLAIGPFKEWYVAFDWIYDHGSNKENRANTLYSGLGTDIDTHSRVNLSANFYGRYQWENYGASNEYSWDGYRAQMKYIVPIGTFDNGASLTYIGFTNHDFGSNLHHDNPARTANSTVATNVLLYAFTHLRFTLVGRYFHNGGNWEDGSELNFGEGNFRARSDGWGYYAGVGYQF, encoded by the coding sequence ATGCACCCCACCTCAAGGCCTCGTCCTCTCTTTGCTGTTTGCGTGCTACTGGCCGCCGTTACGGGAGTACTCAGCGCACCCATTTTGGCGCAGGATCTGCCCGTCAATGACTCAGCTCAGGGCGAAACCCTCAGCGCTGAAACACAAAGCCCGAACAAAGGTGCCTACCTCTCCGAATGGTTCAACCAGGACCTGACCCTGATCGGCAGCAAGGACATCAGCTTCGGCCCCAAACCATCCGACGACATCTACCTGGAATACGAGTACTTCGGCCGCAAGGGGCCTTTCGAGTTGTACGGCTATATTGATGTGCCAAAGGTCCTCGGCATCGGCAACAGCAATGACAAAGGCGTATGGGACCATGGCTCGCCGGTGTTCATGGAGCATGAGCCGCGTATTTCGATCGACTACCTCGCCGGACGCAGCCTGGCCATCGGGCCGTTCAAGGAGTGGTACGTGGCGTTCGACTGGATCTACGACCACGGCAGCAACAAGGAAAACCGCGCCAACACCCTCTACAGCGGCCTGGGCACGGACATCGACACCCACTCGCGGGTTAACCTTTCAGCCAATTTCTACGGGCGTTACCAGTGGGAAAACTACGGCGCCAGCAATGAATACTCCTGGGACGGCTACCGCGCGCAGATGAAGTACATCGTGCCCATCGGCACCTTCGACAACGGCGCCTCGCTGACCTACATCGGCTTCACCAACCACGATTTCGGATCGAACCTGCACCATGACAACCCGGCACGCACCGCCAATTCCACGGTGGCCACCAACGTGCTGCTGTATGCCTTCACCCACCTGCGCTTTACCCTGGTCGGCCGTTACTTCCATAACGGCGGCAACTGGGAGGATGGCAGCGAGTTGAACTTCGGCGAAGGCAATTTCCGCGCACGCTCCGACGGCTGGGGTTACTACGCCGGCGTGGGCTACCAATTCTGA
- a CDS encoding metallothionein translates to MPDQTCACPHCKCVLGVDAIMKDGKGYCCQGCAEHHAHGEPCAAPTGCECAKSAHG, encoded by the coding sequence ATGCCGGATCAAACGTGTGCTTGCCCCCACTGCAAATGCGTACTGGGCGTCGACGCGATCATGAAAGATGGGAAGGGCTATTGCTGCCAGGGGTGTGCGGAACATCATGCCCACGGTGAGCCTTGTGCCGCGCCGACAGGCTGTGAGTGCGCTAAATCGGCTCACGGCTGA